One Cellulomonas taurus genomic region harbors:
- a CDS encoding glucose-6-phosphate dehydrogenase — protein sequence MQHQHAETSTSTSTTPAPDPLPPVLLVLHGARGDLAKRLVLPALADLASAGLLSDRWLLLGTGRRDVSDDDFTALVQDALREFGSDDTDPHALDGHLRYARSFDGDDPGELVDAIAQATADLDGDPAPTVVHYLAVPPSAFEPTTRGLRTHDLTDGIRVVYEKPYGTSPESFEELDTLVHEVLDEEQVFRIDHFLGKEATQNLHVLRFGNELFGGMWNNRHVTEVQIDLPETLDVADRAEFYDATGAALDMLVTHLFQVAAEVAMEPPARFDAEHLAAAREDVIACFRPLDPEQDVVLGQFRGYRDIDEVADDSQTDTFVAARLWVDNDRWRGVPFLLRTGKKMARSAQQVTLVLRTPDELFGEPAGPGRISLSLAGDGAIEVTTTVKRPGPELRLATGTASLALDDVDGHPLTAYASLLHDVLVGDRSLFTTPEGLRSAWRAFAPLQGPGRPAPEEYAPGGWGPAAADRLAGPDGWVLGDRSNPHPED from the coding sequence GTGCAGCACCAGCACGCGGAGACCAGCACGTCCACCTCGACCACCCCCGCACCCGATCCGCTGCCTCCGGTCCTGCTGGTGCTGCACGGCGCCCGCGGGGACCTCGCCAAGCGGCTGGTGCTCCCGGCCCTGGCCGACCTGGCGTCCGCCGGGCTGCTGTCCGACCGATGGCTGCTGCTCGGCACCGGCCGCCGGGACGTCAGCGACGACGACTTCACCGCGCTGGTGCAGGACGCCCTGCGCGAGTTCGGGTCGGACGACACCGACCCGCACGCCCTGGACGGACACCTGCGCTACGCGCGCAGCTTCGACGGCGACGACCCGGGCGAGCTGGTGGACGCCATCGCCCAGGCCACCGCGGACCTGGACGGCGACCCGGCCCCGACCGTCGTGCACTACCTCGCGGTCCCGCCGAGTGCCTTCGAGCCCACCACCCGCGGTCTACGAACCCACGACCTGACCGACGGCATCCGCGTGGTCTACGAGAAGCCCTACGGCACCTCGCCGGAGTCCTTCGAGGAGCTCGACACCCTGGTGCACGAGGTGCTGGACGAGGAGCAGGTGTTCCGGATCGACCACTTCCTCGGCAAGGAGGCGACCCAGAACCTGCACGTGCTGCGGTTCGGCAACGAGCTCTTCGGCGGGATGTGGAACAACCGGCACGTCACCGAGGTGCAGATCGACCTGCCGGAGACGCTGGACGTCGCCGACCGCGCCGAGTTCTACGACGCCACCGGTGCCGCCCTCGACATGCTGGTCACCCATCTGTTCCAGGTCGCCGCCGAGGTCGCGATGGAGCCGCCGGCCCGGTTCGACGCCGAGCACCTGGCGGCAGCGCGGGAGGACGTGATCGCCTGTTTCCGGCCGCTGGACCCGGAGCAGGACGTGGTGCTCGGGCAGTTCCGCGGCTACCGGGACATCGACGAGGTGGCCGACGACTCGCAGACCGACACCTTCGTGGCCGCCCGCCTGTGGGTGGACAACGACCGGTGGCGCGGGGTGCCCTTCCTGCTGCGCACCGGCAAGAAGATGGCCCGCTCGGCGCAGCAGGTCACGCTGGTGCTGCGGACGCCGGACGAGCTGTTCGGCGAACCGGCCGGTCCTGGGCGGATCAGCCTGTCACTGGCCGGCGACGGCGCGATCGAGGTGACCACCACCGTCAAGCGGCCCGGACCCGAGCTGCGACTGGCGACCGGCACCGCCTCGCTCGCCCTGGACGACGTCGACGGTCACCCGTTGACGGCGTATGCGTCGCTGCTGCACGACGTGTTGGTCGGCGACCGGTCGCTCTTCACCACCCCGGAAGGGCTGCGCTCCGCCTGGCGGGCCTTCGCCCCGTTGCAGGGGCCGGGCCGCCCAGCACCGGAGGAGTACGCGCCGGGCGGCTGGGGTCCGGCGGCGGCCGACCGGCTCGCCGGGCCGGACGGCTGGGTGCTGGGCGACCGGTCGAACCCGCACCCGGAGGACTGA
- a CDS encoding antitoxin — MGIGDYVDKAKHALAGREEQVAGALDKAADAVKSRTSPGTDRKIDSAVDKAKDFLSKQADGHRDAATPNQTGAPNQTGAHGTHSTPDDAPGATHPHANPGPTPPTPGRHADSTDTDRPGTTH; from the coding sequence ATGGGCATCGGCGACTACGTGGACAAGGCGAAGCACGCGCTCGCGGGCCGGGAGGAGCAGGTCGCCGGGGCGCTGGACAAGGCAGCGGACGCGGTGAAGTCCCGCACCTCGCCGGGGACCGATCGCAAGATCGACTCCGCCGTCGACAAGGCCAAGGACTTCCTGAGCAAGCAGGCCGACGGTCACCGGGACGCCGCGACGCCCAACCAGACCGGTGCGCCCAATCAGACCGGCGCGCACGGCACGCACAGCACGCCCGACGACGCGCCCGGCGCCACCCACCCGCACGCGAACCCGGGCCCCACACCGCCCACGCCCGGCCGTCACGCCGACAGCACGGACACCGACCGTCCCGGCACCACGCACTGA